Genomic window (Rossellomorea aquimaris):
AACAACACAACCCACCCCGGCCAGCGTATCCGCCTGAAGGGTATTTTTTTCAGCATACGTCTTCCTCTTTCCCAGCATGTAGGTCTTTTACCTCAAGTGCTTTTAATAGTCAATTAATTACAATTATTTCAAATTAATGGAATTAATTCAATGGTTTCGTTTCAGAAATATGAAGTTCTTTCAAATCTACCAATCTTGTATTTCACAGAAAAGATATGATCATTCGCAAGAGTTAGGGATATTACTTCAATTTGTGTGTGTAAGGGAAACTTAGAAAGAGGGGAAGATGAACAAAATGAACATGAAATATGACGATAAATATCATTTGCATTTAGGTTATTACGAAAATGAGTGTGATTATGAGTCTATTGCCTATAAAAGGTTATCGGAGGATGTGTGGGATGTCTTCTTCGACTTTAAACAATATGGACTTGAAAACACAACAGAAAAAATGAATTCACTAGAGGGATTTGGAACGGAAATTTTTTCTATTAGAGGGAATGATCTTTCCTATGAAACTGGTGTAAAGAGATTTGAAGAATGGTTGGCGATGCAGAAAATCATCTGATCATTTCGGGGAGAATGGGAGAAATAGATGAAGAGAATTATATTGAAATCAATAATACAGATATGAGTGCAGAAGAGGTTGCCAGGATGATTAAAAATGAATTTCATTTATAGCATTTAAAATTATGGCCTTCAAATGAAAGGAACTCCAAATGTCTGGGGTTCCCTTCTTGTTTATGTAGCCTAACCGAAATCACCGTGGAATCCAAAGCTTCGAAAAATCAAAATGACCGAACGAATGGAACATCACATCCTTGATCATCGGGTGAAACGTCCTCGTCTTAATCGGGTGATGTTGAAAGAGTAATAGATTGTTCTCCCGGATATGATCTTCGATTTCCATCATGATCCTTTCCCTGTTTTCAGCCTCTTCTTGTTTGAAGATCTCGAGTTTCTCATCAATCCATTGGAGGGAATCGACAGGGAACATCCTTCTGAATAGAAGCGTATCGTTGTAGAAGGCTGCCAGAAAGGACAGATGGGGATCCAACGAAGATACCTCGCCCATGAAGATCAAGTCTGCTTTCTCGTCGATGTCCCGTAGATAGAAGTCAGGAAAGGTAAAGGGGTGCAGCACGAAGTTGATTCCGTATTCTTCGCCCTGCTTTTTATACCAATCGGCAACTTCAAAGGCTTTTTGATAGTGCATGTGATAAATCGTTATCGGCTCTCCAGTATATTCCGCCTCTTTTAAAAGGGGGAGGATGGTTTTCGGATCCTTTTTTTGCGGGGAGGACCTGGCATTCACGAAGCTGCTTGCTTCAACCCAATGCTCCCATCCTAAGTCATCAGCCATCCGGTTGATATCCATCAGATGATATAGAGCTTTTCGGATGGACTCATGCTTGATTACGGTTTGCCTTCTCAAATTGCACATGAGAAATCGAAAGCCCGTTTCAATTTCATGCTTGCTCATGACTTCTTCTGTTGGTGGATGTTGTACGGTGAAGTCCACAATGTTTGCGGCATCCTGACTCACTTTGTAAAAATGGAGCTCATCCAGGAGGGGGCGTTCAAGGAAATAGTGGTCAAACGCCTCGAGCACCACTTTGTTTTCCGATCGTTCTTTTAATAAAAAGGGACCGGTGCCGATCCATTCACCTTCATTGAATGCCTGATTGGCCGGTAGGATACAAAAGTTAGGTGATGCGATATAGCGAAGGAAAAAGGGGTTTTCCTTCTTCAAAGTGATGCTCACTTTATAAGGACCAGGGCATTCCACCGTCTCGATATCTTCTGCAAGCCATTGGTGGGAAGATTCTTCACTATTTTTGATTCGTTCAATGGTATAAGCGACATCCTTGCTAGTCAGTGTTTCCTGGTGATGAAAGAAGACCCCTTTCCGCAAATGGAACGTCCATTTTTTGTCTCCATCCGACTCGAAG
Coding sequences:
- a CDS encoding DUF3986 family protein; translation: MNKMNMKYDDKYHLHLGYYENECDYESIAYKRLSEDVWDVFFDFKQYGLENTTEKMNSLEGFGTEIFSIRGNDLSYETGVKRFEEWLAMQKII
- a CDS encoding ABC transporter substrate-binding protein, with protein sequence MNDRYFAMRAHFLDREVNGECFFKLKELEERWFYSLKNVKRILHQFEESGRLTYIPGAGRGNPSKLTFRHSFQKEVEEFMKDCMENGKLDQAAQLLRLPIPKSWIAKVSSDIRDMFGLKRGTESKDVLHAFISRDFTTLDPLKVSISFESHLIEYLGDTLVKYDDKKDTILPHIAHHFESDGDKKWTFHLRKGVFFHHQETLTSKDVAYTIERIKNSEESSHQWLAEDIETVECPGPYKVSITLKKENPFFLRYIASPNFCILPANQAFNEGEWIGTGPFLLKERSENKVVLEAFDHYFLERPLLDELHFYKVSQDAANIVDFTVQHPPTEEVMSKHEIETGFRFLMCNLRRQTVIKHESIRKALYHLMDINRMADDLGWEHWVEASSFVNARSSPQKKDPKTILPLLKEAEYTGEPITIYHMHYQKAFEVADWYKKQGEEYGINFVLHPFTFPDFYLRDIDEKADLIFMGEVSSLDPHLSFLAAFYNDTLLFRRMFPVDSLQWIDEKLEIFKQEEAENRERIMMEIEDHIRENNLLLFQHHPIKTRTFHPMIKDVMFHSFGHFDFSKLWIPR